GCGGGCTGGTCAGCGATGACGAGAACAGCCAGGAGGCCACCAACGATGCGTTCGACGTGCTGCACTACATCGCGGACAAACGCCTCGCGCAGGGGCTGTTGACGGTGGTCGATGCGACCAACGTGCAGCCGGAAGCTCGGCGTCCGCTGGTCGAACTGGCTCGGCAGTATCATGTGCTGCCGGTGGCCATTGTGCTGAACATGCCGGAGACGCTTTGCCAGGCGCGAAATAGCGATCGGGCAGACCGCACGTTCGGTCCGCATGTGATTCGCAACCAACGTTCGCAATTGCGACGAAGCTTGAAAGCGCTTAAACGCGAGAAGTTTCGGCATGTCTTCGTGATGGACAGCGTCGAGCAGGTCGAAGCCGCCACCGTCGAGCGCGTTCCGCTTTGGAACGATCGTAGCGACGAGCATGGCCCGCTCGACATCATCGGCGACGTGCACGGCTGCGGCACCGAGTTGGAAGAACTTTTGGCCGCGCTGGGCTACCAGATTCAAACGGCAGACGAAGAAGACGCACTGTGGGGCAACGCGTACTACGCCCATCCAGAAGGCCGCAAGGCAATGTTCGTGGGCGACCTGGTCGACCGGGGGCCGCGGGTACTTGATTGCGTGAAGATCGCGCGGAACATGGTGTACCATGGTACCGGTCTGTGCGTGCCTGGTAACCACGACATGAAGCCGCTGCGTAAGCTCAACGGGCGCAACGTGCAGCTTACCCACGGGCTGGCCGAGACCGTCGCCGAGATCGATGCACTGCCGGAAGAAATCCGCGAGCCGTTCTGCCGCGCGATGGCCCAGTTTCTGGATGGACTGGTCAGTCACTACGTGCTCGACGACGGCAAGCTGGTCGTGGCTCATGCCGGGATGAAAGAAGAGTTTCAAGGCCGTGGCTCAGGCAAGGTGCGCGAGTTCGCGCTTTACGGAGAAACTACCGGCGAAACAGACGAGTTTGGCCTGCCGGTGCGTTACAACTGGGCCGCCGAGTACCGTGGCTCGGCGATGGTCGTGTACGGGCACACACCGGTTCCGCAGCCCCAGTGGCTTAACCATACGGTTAACGTCGACACCGGTTGCGTCTTCGGCGGAAAGCTCACCGGGCTACGCTACCCGGAAGGGGAATTCGTTTCGGTCGCGGCGAAGGAGACTTACTGCAAGTCGTCGCGTCCCTTCCTGCCGCAAGACCAAGACGCCCCCCTGTCGGCCCAGCAGCAACACGACGATGTTCTTGATTTGGAAGACGTTCTAGGAAAGCGGATCATCTCGACCCGGCTGCAGCACAGCGTTACCATTCGCGAGGAAAACTCGACCGCCGCGCTCGAAGTGATGAGCCGCTTTGCTGCCAATCCCAAGTGGTTAGTCTATTTGCCGCCGACGATGTCGCCGTGTGAAACGTCGCAGGAGCCTGGCTTGCTCGAGCATCCGGCCGAAGCGTTTTCGTACTTCCGCGGCCAAGGCGTTGCTCAAGTGGTGTGCCAAGAGAAGCACATGGGGTCCCGGGCGGTCGTGGTGATTTGCCGCGACCAGCAGGCCGCTCGCGATCGCTTCGGTGTGACCGACGGAGAAACGGGCATCATCACCACCCGGACCGGACGCCGCTTCTTTCCAGATGCCGAACTCGAAGCACGTGTACTTGATCGACTGCGTACGGCCATGACAGCCGCCGGGTTCTGGGATCAGTTTAACACCAACTGGGCGTGTTTCGACTGCGAACTGATGCCCTGGTCGGCGAAAGCCCAAGAGCTGTTACGCTCGCAATACGCAGCCGTCGGCGCGGCGGGCTGTGCGGCGTTGCCCAAAGCGATTGATGCCTTAAAACAAATGGCTGGGCGACTGGGTGACGACGATCCGTTGCGCTATTCGCCTGAACTAGACAAGTATTCCGATCGCCTCACCAGCGTCCAGCAGTTTGTTTCAGCCTATCGACAATACTGCTGGCCGGTCGAATCGATCAACGATTACAAACTGGCCCCGTTTCATTTGCTGGCCACCGAAGGCCAGGTACACATCGATCAGAATCACGTTTGGCACATGGAAACGTTGGCCAGCATCTGCCGCGAAGACTCGGAGTTACTCTTAGCGACCCCTTTCAAAATGATCGACGTGACGCAGCAGCACCAGGTGAAGGAGGGCATCGCTTGGTGGGAGGTGCGCACACAGCAAGGGGGCGAAGGAATGGTGGTCAAGCCGTTAGACTGGATTGTGACAGGCAATAAGGGCTTAGTGCAGCCGGCGGTCAAATGCCGTGGTAAAGAGTACCTGCGAATTATTTACAGCCCCGATTACGATTCAGCACAAAACCTGAAACGCCTGAGAAGCCGCAACCTGAATCGCAAACGCTCGCTGGCATTACGCGAGTTTGCCCTGGGGATCGAAGGCCTGGAACGCTTCGTCCGCGGCGAGCCACTGCGCCGCGTGCATGAGTGCGTCTTCGGCGTACTGGCGCTAGAGAGCGAACCGGTCGATCCGCGGCTGTAATGCCTGCGTGGACTTCGTGTCTCGCTCGGAACGCATCGCATGTCTATCATGGCAGCAGGAATGAAACGGAAGCCAACGACCAGGAGCAACACCATGTCAGACGAAGTACTCCGAGAGCATGTCCTTTACGTCCTTAACGGCGGCGGAGCACATCTCGGGTTCGACCAGGCCATCGGTGGTTTGAAACCGGAACTACGCGGGGCTAAGGCCGACGGCTGTTCTCATACCGCATGGCGACTGGTCGAGCATCTGCGGATCTGCCAGTGGGATATCTTGCAGTTCTCGATCAACGCCAATCACGTCTCGCCAGAGTTCCCGATCGGCTTGTGGCCTCCAACAGATGGGCCTCCGAATGAGAAGGCCTGGGATGCGTGTGTGGAAGCGTTTCGTACCGATGCTCAGGCAATGGTCGACTTGATGGCCGACCCCAACACCGATCTGTTCGCCCCTATTCCGCATGGCGATGGCCAGACGATTCTGCGGGAAGCCTTGCTGGTGGCCGATCACAACGCGTATCACCTCGGGCAATTGGTGTTCTTGCGGCGGTGTCTGGGGGATTGGAGCGATTGATCGCGACCGAGTCTCGCTAAGTTACTCTGGCTAATGTTCACCACGCCTCGGATGGTTTGTCTTCGCGATCGCTTTCAAATCAGAAGCCGTAGCAGCGTTACCAGCACGAAGCCGAGGAAAAGGATGCCGTAGCCAATCACCCCGGCCATGCCCAGGTAATTGGCCCATAGCAGCATCATCCGGCCACTGGGGTTCATGTGCTGCCGGTCGATTTCTTCCAGATCGGTGTGAGCCATGCTCCAGGCCGCGATGCTGAAGATCGGGCAGACGCCTAAAAGTCCAACTAGGGCGAAGATTAAACTAGGGATTCCGCGATGAGGTAACAGATAACGGGCATTCGTTTCACTGAGTCGGACCTGATGGAATGGAGAACCTGATCCTACTTGCTCTGGCAGGGCCAAGATCGGATATCTTTGATCCGACTTTTCCCATCCCTGCGAGTCTGTCTGCCGTAACTCACACTGCCGATCAATGCGCCCTTCCTGCACCCACTTGTCCAGTTCCTTTGAGGGAATTGGTCCGAAAATCTGCCCTTCAGGAATCCTGACAAAGTATAAGGGGCCCTCGTCGGGCGATGCGGTTGTGGGAGGCTCCGAAGCGGACGACATACGATGACGCAAACAAAAGAGTTCAGATAAGACAGTGAATTGGCGCCTATGGTAGCTTCTTGACGTAGCGTGTGCCAGCATCTTCCAGGTTGCGGTAAAACTCGCTGTATTTATGGAGCAGTGATCCTTAGAATAAATTAGATATTACTTGTTTCGCTTGGGTGATGCCCCCTGTGGCTTTTCTGGACAGCACGCAAGCGGACCCATTGTCTGAGGATGACAGCCATGTGGACGATTTGGATCTCGATAGTGGTCCTCGTCGTTTTAGTGGGTGCTTGGGGATTAGCGGAGTGGCTCCGCGGACGTCGCCGGCACCAACTAAGCAGCACGAATCAGGAGCAAGCCCAGCAGCGGTTTCGTCTGCGTCGGGAATGGCTGGAAGCCGACTTCTTGAAAGCCGCCGCCGCTAGCGGCAAGCCGCGCGGTCTACGTTGGGTCGATTGCGAGTTTGGCAACGACGTTCAATATGCCTGCGACGAAGAGCACGGTTTGCTGCGTGCGTTTGTCTCTTTGACCATCCGCTTCGAAGCCATCGAAGGGGGAGACATGGAAGAAGTCGAAGCCGTCGGCAACCTCAGGGCCGCAACCGGGGTCTTCGAGTACGACGGCGACCGCTGGATCGCCAATCCCCGAGCCATTTTCAATCTATCACCCAACCAAGCGATCCTGCATTTCAAGCATCGTTCCGTCTCGATTGATTGAAGGCGAAAAAGTGCTTGTCAGGCCACGCGCACGCGGTCCAATAGTTTCAGGGTCACCGATCGGTGCCGTGGGCTTTGCGATGCTGGCGATCGAATTATGCGCAGCGATACGCTCTTAAGATGGTGATCTTCATAGTTTGTAGGGTTTGAGATCGCTAAAATGGCTTTCCAGTGCCCAGCGGAACTCTCGTTGGATATTAATGCGAAGTCGTCGAGTTAATAGCAGTGCACGGCTGCTACGCTTTGCCCAAAAACATCTTAAACATAAACGATCTATGAGCCGATTCTCCAAAAGTTTGTCGAAGTTCGCGGTTCTTATCGTCATTTACTCTGCTCAGGCCGTGCTCGGGCAGACGTTGGAAGAACAGCTTCAGGCCATCGCCCCCAGTCAGTTGGCGGCAGAGGCGCGTCAGCTTGGCGATGCTAAACGAGGGGCGATTCTTTTCTATCAACCGCACATGGCATGTCGCTCGTGTCATGGGTTGGAGGAAGAGGCGAAGCTTGGCCCTGATTTAACGCATTGGAAAGAGCTGCCGTCGGACGCAGACCTGGTCGACGCGATATTGTCCCCCTCGAAGAAGATCCGACAAGGCTTTGAGGCCGTTAGCGTTCTGACGATTGATGGAAAAGTGATTACCGGTCGGCTCATAGAAAACACGCCTGAGCAGATCGTGTTGCAAGAGCTAACCGGTGCTCAGCAGCGGCACACAATACCGTCGGACGAGATCGAAGCACAGGCAGACGCTGCGCAGTCGTTGATGCCTTCCGGCTTGGCGAACCAACTAATCGGCCGACAGCAGTTTCTTGATCTTGTGCGTTACCTGATTGACGTTCGCGATGGGGGGACGATTGCGGCCCGAAACTTAGAGCCAGCACCCCATCTTTATGCAGTCAAACCGATACCAGAATATGAAAAACGAATCGATCACGTCGGCATGATCGCCGAATTAAACGACGCTAGTTTCCAGCGTGGCGAAGCCATTTATGGTCGAGTTTGCGCGAACTGTCATGGCACGCACGATCAGGCTGGTTCGCTACCGACATCGCCTCGTTTTGCAACTGGAAAGTTAAAAAATAGAACCGATCCACATGGAATGTATCAAACACTGACGCACGGCTTTGGCATGATGCAGCCGCAAGGGTGGATGGTTCCGCAGCAGAAGTACGACGTGATTCATTACATTCGCGAGGCCTACTTCCGGCCCGACAATCGGTCGCAGTATTTCGAGGTCGATGAAACGTATTTAGCTGGATTGCCAGCAGGCGACTTTCGCGGTCCGAAGCCGTCGCCAATGCAGGCCTGGATCACGA
This portion of the Bremerella alba genome encodes:
- a CDS encoding DinB family protein, whose translation is MSDEVLREHVLYVLNGGGAHLGFDQAIGGLKPELRGAKADGCSHTAWRLVEHLRICQWDILQFSINANHVSPEFPIGLWPPTDGPPNEKAWDACVEAFRTDAQAMVDLMADPNTDLFAPIPHGDGQTILREALLVADHNAYHLGQLVFLRRCLGDWSD
- a CDS encoding polynucleotide kinase-phosphatase, which translates into the protein MQMKIPKLSLVVLIGPSGSGKSTFARQHFLPTEVLSSDTCRGLVSDDENSQEATNDAFDVLHYIADKRLAQGLLTVVDATNVQPEARRPLVELARQYHVLPVAIVLNMPETLCQARNSDRADRTFGPHVIRNQRSQLRRSLKALKREKFRHVFVMDSVEQVEAATVERVPLWNDRSDEHGPLDIIGDVHGCGTELEELLAALGYQIQTADEEDALWGNAYYAHPEGRKAMFVGDLVDRGPRVLDCVKIARNMVYHGTGLCVPGNHDMKPLRKLNGRNVQLTHGLAETVAEIDALPEEIREPFCRAMAQFLDGLVSHYVLDDGKLVVAHAGMKEEFQGRGSGKVREFALYGETTGETDEFGLPVRYNWAAEYRGSAMVVYGHTPVPQPQWLNHTVNVDTGCVFGGKLTGLRYPEGEFVSVAAKETYCKSSRPFLPQDQDAPLSAQQQHDDVLDLEDVLGKRIISTRLQHSVTIREENSTAALEVMSRFAANPKWLVYLPPTMSPCETSQEPGLLEHPAEAFSYFRGQGVAQVVCQEKHMGSRAVVVICRDQQAARDRFGVTDGETGIITTRTGRRFFPDAELEARVLDRLRTAMTAAGFWDQFNTNWACFDCELMPWSAKAQELLRSQYAAVGAAGCAALPKAIDALKQMAGRLGDDDPLRYSPELDKYSDRLTSVQQFVSAYRQYCWPVESINDYKLAPFHLLATEGQVHIDQNHVWHMETLASICREDSELLLATPFKMIDVTQQHQVKEGIAWWEVRTQQGGEGMVVKPLDWIVTGNKGLVQPAVKCRGKEYLRIIYSPDYDSAQNLKRLRSRNLNRKRSLALREFALGIEGLERFVRGEPLRRVHECVFGVLALESEPVDPRL